A section of the Candidatus Latescibacterota bacterium genome encodes:
- a CDS encoding DUF503 domain-containing protein → MRVLVLTLELGIPGCRSLKARRAVLERLKARLRRDLNLSVSEVEPTGIHDRARLGVAAVVASRAQGDAQLEKVLAILEREPRVVLLEEEKEYW, encoded by the coding sequence GTGCGCGTGCTGGTGCTCACGCTGGAGCTGGGCATCCCCGGTTGCCGGAGTCTCAAGGCCCGGCGCGCCGTGCTCGAGCGCCTCAAGGCGCGCCTGCGCCGGGATCTCAATCTCTCCGTGAGCGAGGTGGAGCCGACCGGCATCCACGACCGCGCGCGACTGGGCGTGGCGGCGGTGGTGGCGAGCCGGGCCCAGGGCGACGCCCAGCTGGAGAAGGTGCTGGCCATCCTCGAGCGGGAGCCCCGCGTCGTGCTGCTCGAGGAGGAGAAGGAGTACTGGTGA
- the rbfA gene encoding 30S ribosome-binding factor RbfA, with the protein MSDHSKGRLENHILEVLTDLFARELRDPRVEDVVITAVELNDDYSVAKVFVMGGGETALRGLRKAGGFLRGAVGRTLKMRTAPELRFRADESLERYNRVEELLDEAPPVDAADATPSPSPPAAPGTEEEA; encoded by the coding sequence GTGAGCGATCACAGCAAGGGCCGGCTCGAAAACCACATCCTCGAGGTGCTCACCGATCTCTTCGCCCGGGAGCTGCGCGACCCGCGGGTGGAGGACGTGGTGATCACGGCCGTCGAGCTCAACGACGACTACAGCGTGGCCAAGGTCTTCGTCATGGGCGGCGGCGAGACCGCCCTGCGCGGCCTGCGCAAGGCGGGCGGGTTCCTCCGCGGCGCCGTGGGGCGCACCCTCAAGATGCGCACCGCGCCCGAGCTGCGCTTCCGCGCCGACGAGAGCCTCGAACGCTACAATCGCGTGGAGGAGCTGCTGGACGAGGCCCCGCCCGTGGACGCGGCCGACGCGACGCCCTCGCCCTCCCCGCCAGCGGCGCCCGGGACCGAGGAGGAGGCGTGA
- the truB gene encoding tRNA pseudouridine(55) synthase TruB, giving the protein MSRLVLVDKPEGPTSHDVVSTLRRTLGIKKAGHCGTLDPMASGLLLILTGWATRLAEVFGDHVKVYQGTVRFGSATDTDDRQGKVVASAADFALAPAALDDALATLAARREQRPPVYSAIKREGVPLYKLARAGKLEADDAPPPRPVTIHRLERLDWDGRDLVVEVECSAGTYVRALARDLGELVGVPAHLRALRRLRSGPFSVEHAVGADRLLWEDSTDPLGLPLEVALADLPAAVTRGDYAERLRFGAQPGVEDLDWDFATAAEGAWVRVLSPEDALLALARVERPASADAPPRLRLRRRLVD; this is encoded by the coding sequence GTGAGCCGTCTGGTTCTCGTGGACAAGCCCGAAGGGCCCACCAGCCACGACGTCGTGAGCACGCTGCGCCGCACCCTCGGCATCAAGAAGGCCGGGCACTGCGGCACGCTCGACCCCATGGCCAGCGGGCTGCTGCTGATCCTCACCGGCTGGGCCACGCGGCTGGCCGAGGTGTTCGGGGACCACGTGAAGGTCTACCAGGGGACGGTGCGTTTCGGCAGCGCGACCGACACCGACGACCGGCAGGGCAAGGTCGTCGCCAGCGCCGCGGACTTCGCGCTCGCGCCCGCCGCCCTCGACGACGCCCTGGCCACGCTCGCCGCGCGGCGCGAGCAGCGTCCGCCGGTCTACTCGGCCATCAAGCGCGAGGGCGTGCCCCTCTACAAGCTCGCCCGCGCCGGCAAGCTGGAGGCGGACGACGCGCCGCCGCCGCGCCCGGTCACGATCCACCGCCTCGAGCGACTGGACTGGGACGGCCGCGACCTCGTCGTCGAGGTGGAGTGCAGCGCCGGTACCTACGTGCGCGCGCTGGCCCGCGACCTCGGCGAGCTGGTCGGCGTGCCGGCCCACCTGCGCGCGCTGCGCCGCCTGCGCTCGGGTCCCTTCAGCGTGGAGCACGCCGTCGGCGCCGACCGCCTGCTCTGGGAGGACAGCACCGACCCGCTGGGCCTGCCGCTCGAGGTCGCCCTCGCCGACCTGCCCGCCGCCGTCACCCGCGGCGACTACGCCGAGCGCCTGCGCTTCGGCGCCCAGCCGGGCGTGGAGGACCTCGACTGGGACTTCGCCACCGCGGCGGAGGGCGCCTGGGTGCGCGTCCTCTCGCCGGAGGACGCGCTGCTCGCCCTCGCCCGCGTCGAGCGTCCCGCCAGCGCGGACGCGCCGCCCCGCCTGCGCCTGCGGCGGCGACTGGTGGACTAG